The genomic region CTCACGGCGTGTTTCCTTACTTCAGGGGCGCGGCGACGTTGCCCATCATGCCGCCGGCGGTCGGGGTGGAGCCGGTGGTCGTGGTGGTGGAGGTGGTGCCGCCCATCATGCCGCCGGGGGTCGAGCCGCCCGTGGTGGTGGTCGTGCCGGTGGTGCCGCCCATCATGCCGCCGGGGGTCGAGCCGCCCGTGGTGGTGGTCGTGCCGGTGGTGCCGCCCATCATGCCGCCCGGCGTCGAGCCGCCCGTGGTGCCGGTGGTGCCGCCCATCATGCCGCCCGGGGTCGAGCCGCCCATCATGCCGCCGTGCTGCCCCATCGTCTGCATCATGCCGGCCGCGGTGGTGCTGCCCTGCATGTGGTCGCTGCCGGTGGTGGACTGCGTTCCCATCATGGTGCCCATCACCGTGGCGTTGGCGGCGGCCGCGTGCGCGGGGTCGGTGGTCATCCCGGGATGCATCGCGTGCTGCTTCGCGATCGCATCCGCCGACGCGGCCGCGCTCGGCGCGCCCATCCGCCCGGGCATCCCGGCCATCGCCGCGCTCGAGCCATCCGGGAGCGTGGCCGCGTGCATCGGCATGCCGGCCTGGTCCATCATCGCCTGGTGCATGGCGTCGTGCGCCTGCTGCATCGCGGTGGGCGACGTCGTCGCGGGCGCGCTGGTGTCCTGCGCGAGCGCCGGGCCAGAGGCGGTCAGCGCCAGCGTCGCGCCGGCCAGAAGGATCTTCACGTTCATCTCGTTCTCCTGAACGCCGCTCCGTGCGGCTCGCAGGGACCGTGAGCAAGCCACGTGCCCACGTGATCTCGCGCACTTGCGCGCCGCCACCGCCGCCGGGTGTTCCAGGCGGTGCGGACGACTGTACCGGATGGTACGGGCTCCCGTCGAACGGCGCGGTCCGGGGAGGGGCGAGCCGCGCCCGTCGACCGTCGCTGCCGCGCGTCCGCTCTCGCCGACTCCGGGCCCGGGGCTCAGCCCGACAGCCCGTACTTCTTGATCCGGTCGATGAGCGCGGTGCGGCTGACGCCGAGGCGGCGCGCCGCCTCCGACTGGTTGCCGGAGGTCGTCGAGAGCATGCGCGCGAGGATGCTCCGCTCGAGGGCCTCGAGCTGCTGGTGGAGGGTGCCCTCGCCGGTGGCCGGCTCCGCGCCCTCCTGCGCCTCGAACGCCTCCGGCCCGATCACCTCGCCGCCGCCGAGCGCGACCATGCGGGCGACGCAGCTCTCGAGCTGGCGCACGTTGCCCGGCCAGTCGGCGCGGGCGAGCCGGTCGAGCAGCTCGGGCGCGAGGGTCACGCCGGGCAGCTCGAACCGCTCGCCGTAGCGCCGGGCGAACTCGGCCGCCAGCTCGGGGATGTCCTCCCGGCGCTCGCGCAGGGGCGGGACCACCAGCTCCACCACCGCGAGCCGGTAGTAGAGGTCCTCGCGGAACTTCCCGGCGCGGGCCTCGGCGGCGAGATCGCGATTCGTCGAGGCCACCACCCGCACGTCCACGCGCTCCACGGTGCCGGTCCCGACCGGCTGGATCTCGCCGTCCTGCAGCACGCGGAGGAGCTTGGCCTGCACGCCGGCGGGGAGCTCGCCGATCTCGTCGAGCACGAGGGTGCCCCCGTCCGCCTTGCCGAAGAAGCCGCGCCGGGCCTGGGTGGCGCCGGTGAAGGCCCCGCGGGCGTGCCCGAACAGCTCGGCCTCGGCGAGCTCGGGCGGGATGGCGGCGCAGTTGAAGCGCACCAGCGGCCGCTCGGCGCGGTGACCGCCGGCGTGGAGCAGCGAGGCCACGAGCTCCTTCCCGGTGCCGGTCTCGCCGCGCACGAGGACGGTGAGGTCCCGGGGGGCGAGCCGCGCGATCAGCGCGAGGAGGCGCTGCATCGCCGCGGACCGCCCCACCACGCGCCGCCCCACCGAGCGCTCCATCTGGAGCTGCCGGTTCTGCACGCGCAGCGCCCGCGCCTCGAGGGCGCGGTCGAGCACCGTGGAGAGCTCGTCGATGTCGAAGGGCTTGGTCACGTACTCGTACGCGCCGCTGCGGATGGCCTGCACCGCGATCCGCTCCGAGCCGTGGGCGGTGAGGAGGATGACGGGGAGGGCGGGGTCGCGCTCCCGGATGGCGCGCAGGAGCTCGAGGCCGTTCATCCCCGGCATGGCGAAGTCGGAGACCACGGCGTCCACGCCGTCGAGGCTCGCCAGCGCCTCCTCGCCGCTCCGCGCGACCACCGGCGCGTCGCCGCGAGAGGTCAGGAGGGACTCGAGCGCGAAGAGCACGCCCGGCTCGTCGTCCACCAGCAGCACGCGGGCCATCGTCGTCCTCCTCACCCGGCCCGCGGGCGCGGGATGGTCCCCAGCGCCGTGGTGCCGCTCCCCGGGACGCTCCGGTACTCGAGCGTCCCGCCGTGCTGCTCGAAGGCCGAGCGCGCCAGCACCACGCCGAGCCCGGTCCCCTGCTCGCGGGTGGTGAAGAAGGGCGTGCCGACGCGCTCCAGCACCTCGGGCGCCATCCCGGGGCCGCCGTCCACGACCGCGAGCGCGACCGCCCCGGCCTCCTCGGAGACCCGCACCTCCACCCGGCCTCCGCGCGGCGAGACGTCCATCGCGTTCGCCACCAGGTTCACGAGCGCGCCCCGGAGCCGCTGCGGGTCCACGGTGGCGCGGGCCCGGCCGCTCCGGTAGAGCGCCACCCCGGCCGACCGGGCCCGCCCCTCGAGCAGGGCCAGCGCCGAGTCGGCGAGCTCGGCCAGCTCCACGTCCACCGGCGCGAGCTGCTCGAGCGGCCGCGCGAAGCGCAGGTGGCTCTGGAGGATCCCCGCCATCCGCTCCGCCTCCTGCTCCACCACCCCGAGCTGCTTCTCGAGGAGCGGGTCCCGGGCGGAGCGGTGGGCGATCTGGACCAGCGCCTTGATGGCGGTGAGCGGGTTCTTGAGCTCGTGCGAGAGCTTCGACCCCACGAGCTCGAGCTCGCGGGCGCGCGCCAGCGCCTGCTCGGCGAGCGCGTCGCGGGCCCGGAGCGCCTCGTGCACCGCGCTCGCCGCGGTCCGCCGCAGCGCCCCGACGAAGTGGGAGTGGATCGTGAGCGTGCCGAGCGCGGCCAGGGTGGCCGCCACCGTGAACCAGGGCTCGGCCAGCACCGGGCCGAGCCAGGCGCGCGGGAGGAGCGCCAGCCCGAGCACCGCGCCGCACGAGAGCGTCAGGGCGGCGCGGCCGGCCCGCGACCCGCCGTAGCGCGAGTACAGCGAGGTGAAGTTCATGAAGAGCACGAGCGCGATCGGGCTGTGCAGGCCTCCGGTCACCCCAGCGATGAAGATGTTCTGGAGGGTGGACGTCCAGAGCAGGGCGCTCGCGAGCTCGCACCGGGTCTCGCCGCAGGGACCCGGCCGGCTCGCCAGGATCGCGAGCGGCGCCTGGCAGATCAGGGCGCCGGCGAACGCCAGGCAGCGGCCGACCGGGTAGCCGCCCGCCACGAAGCAGCCGAGCACGGCGAACCACATCGGCCAGATGACGAGCCAGACGAAGCGGCTGCGCACCAGCCGCAGCACCGTCTCGTCGGGGTCCCCGAGGACCTCGGCGACGGCGTGCAGCTCGGGCTCGGAGAGGCTGGGGCGCGGCGGGGGCATGGGCGGGCTCGGTGCAGGAGGCGCGCCACGCGGCCCCGGGCCGGGCGGCGTCGCCCCGGCCCGATTGTAGCTCCGGCGGCGGCGTCCGGCCGGGCTCCCGGTGTCGGGATGGCGCACAGGGCTGTCGGAGCGGCGAGCAGGTGAAGGCCCCCGCCGCGCCGCCCAGCGGCGCCCGGCGCGGCTCGCGCCCGCGGCACGTGCCGTGCACAGGGCGGCGGCGACCCGTTCCGAAGGAGAAGATCCGATGCAGCAGCGCACCCACCTCCCTCCGCTCCAGGCCCGGCGCAAAGGCCTCGCCCGGCGCGTCCACCGCCTTGGCGCGCGACTCGCGCTCGCCGGCGCGCTCGTGGCCGCCGCCGGCTGCGGCGGGAAGCGCGCGGCGCCGCCGCCGGCCGGCGGGCTCCCCGAGGTCGCGGTGGTGACCGTCCAGCCGGCGCAGGTCGCGCTGACGCAGGAGCTCCCCGGGCGCACCTCGCCCTACCGGATCGCCGAGGTCCGGGCGCGGGTGAGCGGCATCGTCCAGCGGCGCCTCTTCACCGAGGGCGCCGACGTGAAGGCGGGGCAGCGCCTCTTCCAGCTCGACGCCGCGCCCTACCAGGCCGCGCTCGACAGCGCCCGGGCGCAGCTCGCGCGCGCCGAGGCGAGCGCCGCCTCCGCGCGCCTGCAGGACGAGCGGACCGCCGCGCTGGTGGAGGCGAAGGCGGTGAGCCGCCAGGAGCGCGACGACGCCCTCGCGGCCCGGAAGGCGGCCGACGCCGACGTGGCCGCGGCCCGCGCCGCGGTCCAGAGCGCCCGCATCAACCTGGGCTACACCGACGTGACCTCGCCGCTCACCGGCCGGATCGGCCGCGCCGCGGTGACCGAGGGCGCCTACGCGCAGCAGGCCCAGGCCACGCTCCTCGCCACCGTCCAGCAGCTCGACCCCATCTACGTGGACGTGACGCAGTCGAGCGCGGAGCTGGCGCGCCTGCGCGGAGAGCTCGCGGCCGGGCGGCTGAGCCGGGCCGGCGGCGGCGCGCGCGTGAAGCTCGTGCTGGAGGACGGGACCGAGTACGCGCAGGCTGGCGCGCTGCAGTTCTCCGACGTGACGGTGGACCCGGGGACGGGCTCGGTGGCGCTGCGGGCCCTCTTCCCGAACCCGAAGGGCGAGCTCCTGCCCGGCATGTTCGTCCGGGCCCGCGTGGAGGAGGGGGTCGAGCCGCAGGCCCTCACCGTGCCGCAGTCGGCGGTGCAGCGCGACGCGCGCGCCCGGGCGACGGTCTTCGTGGTGGCCGCCGGAGATCAGATCGAGGCGCGCGAGGTGCGGCTCGGCCGCACCGTGGGCGCGAGCTGGGTGGTGGCCGCGGGCCTCGCCCCCGGCGAGCGGGTGGTGGTGGAGGGGCTGCAGAAGATCCGGCCGGGCGCCAAGGTCCGCCCGGTCGCGGCCCCCGCCCTGGCCGCGGTGCCCTGAGCCCTCCTCGAAAGCGAGCACACGGTGTCCAAGTTCTTCATCGACCGGCCGGTCTTCGCCTGGGTCATCGCCATCGTGGTGATGGTCGCGGGGGCGATCTCGATCCTCCGGCTCCCCATCGCGCAGTACCCGGCCATCGCGCCGCCGACCATCAGCATCAGCGCCACCTACCCCGGCGCGTCCTCGAAGACGGTCGAGGACAGCGTCACGCAGGTGATCGAGCAGAAGATGAACGGGCTCGACCACCTCCGCTACATGTCGGCGACCAGCGACGCCACCGGCAGCGCCACCATCACCCTCACCTTCGACGCCGGGACCGACCCGGACATCGCCCAGGTCCAGACGCAGAACAAGCTGCAGCTCGCCATGCCGCTCCTGCCGCAGGAGGTGCAGCGGCAGGGCGTGCGGGTGACGAAGGCGGTCAACAACTTCCTGCTCATCGCGGCGCTGGTGTCGGAGGACGGCCGGCTCGGCCGGGCCGACCTCGCCGACTACGCGGCGGCGTCGGTCGTCGATCCCCTCGGCCGCGTGAACGGCGTGGGCGAGGTGATGCTCTTCGGCTCGCAGTACTCGATGCACGTCTGGCTGAAGCCGGATCGCCTGCTCGAGTACGGGCTCACGCCGGCCGACGTGAGCCGGGCCATCCAGGCCCAGAACGCGCTCGTCTCCGCCGGCCAGCTCGGCGGCGCGCCGGCGGTGCCCGGCCAGCGGCTCAACGCCACCGTGACGGCCCAGTCCCGCCTGCGGACCGCGGCCGAGTTCGAGGACGTGCTCCTGCGGGTGAACCCCGACGGCTCGAAGCTGCACCTGCGCGACGTGGCGCGGGTGGAGCTCGCGGGCGAGACCGCCGAGATCGAGACCAGCTACAACGGCCGGCCCACTGCGGGCATCGGCGTGAAGCTCGCGAGCGGCGCCAACGCCCTCGCCACCGCCGACGCGGTGCGCGCCCGGCTGAAGGAGCTCTCCCCCTTCTTCCCGGCGGGCGTGAGCGTGCAGTACCCGATGGACACCACCCCCTTCGTCCGGCTCTCGATCGAGGAGGTGGTGAAGACCCTGCTCGAGGCCATCGCGCTCGTGTTCCTGGTGATGCTGGTGTTCCTCGGGAACCTGCGCGCCACGCTCATCCCCACCATCGCGGTGCCGGTGGTGCTGCTCGGCACCTTCGGCGTCCTCGCCGCCGCCGGCTTCACCCTCAACACCCTCACGATGTTCGGGGTGGTGCTCGCCATCGGTCTCCTCGTGGACGACGCCATCGTGGTGGTCGAGAACGTCGAGCGGGTGATGGCCGAGGAGGGGCTCTCGCCGCGGGAGGCCACCCGCAAGTCGATGGGGCAGATCACCGGCGCGCTCGTGGGCATCGCGCTCGTGCTCTCGGCGGTCTTCGTGCCGATGGCGTTCTTCGGCGGGTCGGTCGGCGTCATCTACCGCCAGTTCTCGATCACCCTCGTCTCGGCGATGGTGCTCTCGGTGCTGGTTGCGATGATCCTCACCCCCGCGCTCTGCGCCACCTTCCTGAAGCCGGTCGAGCGCGGGCACCGCGCCGGCGGCTTCTTCGGCTGGTTCGACCGGAACTACGACCGGGCCCGCGAGTCCTACGAGGGGGTGCTGGCGCGGGTGCTGCGCCGCACCGGGCGCGCCCTGCTGGTCTACGGCGCGCTCGCCGGCGCCATGGCCTTCCTGCTGCTGCGCCTGCCCTCGGGCTTCCTGCCCGACGAGGACCAGGGCGTGGTCTTCGCCCAGGTGATGCTGCCCCCCGGCAGCACCCTCGAGCAGACCCGCGAGGTCTCGCGGCGGGTGGGCGACTACTTCCTCCAGCAGGAGAAGGAGGCGGTGCAGTCGGTCCTGGTGGTGGACGGGTTCGGCTTCGCCGGCCGCGGCCAGAACGTGGCCATCGCCTTCGTGAGCCTGAAGGACTGGTCGCAGCGCAAGGCGCCGGGGCTAAAGGCCGCGGCGGTGGCGGGCCGGGCCATGGGCGCGTTCGCGCAGTACCGCGGCGCCCTGGCCTTCGCCTTCACGCCCCCGGCGGTGATGGAGCTCGGCAACGCCACCGGCTTCGACCTGCAGCTCCAGGACCGGGGCGGGGTGGGGCACGAGGCGCTCATGGCCGCGCGCAACCAGCTCCTCGGCGCCGTCCGCGGCGAGGCCGGGGTGGCCGGCGTGCGGCCGAACGGGCTCGAGGACACCTCCGAGTACAAGATCGACGTGGACCGCCAGAAGGCCTCGGCGCTCGGCGTCTCGCTCGCCGACGTGAACGCCACGCTCGCCTCGACCTGGGGCACGAGCTACGTGGACGACTTCCTCGACGGCGGGCGCATCAAGAAGGTCTACATGCAGGCCGACGCGCCGTACCGGATGCGCCCCGAGGACGTGAGCCGGCTCTACGTCCGCAACGCGCAGGGGCAGATGACCCCCTTCTCCGCCTTCACCACCGGCCGGTGGACCACCGGCTCCCCCAGGCTGGAGCGCTTCAACGGCGTGCCCTCGCTCGAGATCCTCGGCGCGCCCGCGCCGGGCCGGAGCTCCGGCGAGGCGATGGCGGCGATGGAGCGGCTCGCGCGCCAGCTGCCGCCGGGCGTGGGCTACGAGTGGACCGGCCTCTCCTTCGAGGAGCGGCTCTCTGGCTCGCAGGCGCCCGCGCTCTACGCCATCTCGCTCCTGGTGGTGTTCCTCTGCCTCTGCGCGCTCTACGAGAGCTGGTCGATCCCGCTGGCCGTCATCCTGGTGGTGCCGCTCGGCGTGCTCGGCGCGGTCGGCGCCGCCTGGGCCTTCGGCCTCTCGAACGACGTCTACTTCCAGGTGGCGCTGCTCACCACCATCGGCCTCTCCACCAAGAACGCCATCCTGATCGTCGAGTTCGCGAAGGAGCTCGAGGGGAGGGAGGGACGCACGCTGGTGCAGGCGGCGCTGGAGGCGGCGCGGCTCCGGCTCCGCCCCATCCTCATGACCTCGATCGCCTTCGTCCTCGGCGTGCTGCCGCTCGCCCTCTCCCGCGGCGCCGGCGCCGGCAGCCAGAACGCCATCGGCATCAGCCTCATCGGCGGCATGCTCTCGGCCACCTTCCTCGCCGTCCTGCTCGTCCCCGTCTTCTTCGTGGTCATCCGCCGCCTCGCCGGGGCGGAGCGGCCGGTCCCGGTGGCCGCGCCCCCACCGGCCGCGATCGCCGCCTCCGGAGGGCGCGCCGATGTCTAGTCCCCTGTCCCGCATCGTCCCCTGCCTGCTCCTGCTCGCGGGCTGCACCCTCGCTCCCCGCTACCAGCGGCCCGACGCGCCGGTGGCGCGCGACTGGCCCGCGACCCCCGGCGCGACCGCGCCCGCGGGCGGCGTCGCCGCCGCCGACGTCGGCTGGCGCGACTTCTTCGAGGACCCCCGGCTGCAGGCGCTGGTGGCGCTGGCGCTCGAGGAGAACCGCGATCTGCGCGTCGCGGTCGAGCGGGTCGAGCTCGCGCGGGCGCAGTACCGCATCGAGCGCGCGCCGCTCCTCCCGAGCGTGGGCGGCAGCGCCAGCTTCACCCGCCAGCGCGTCCCCGCCGACCTGAGCGGCACCGGCCAGGCGGTCACCTCGAGCCAGCTCAGCGTGGGCGCCGGCGTGTCGGCGTACGAGCTCGACCTGTTCGGCCGGGTGCGGAGCCTCGCCGACGCGGCCCGGGCGCAGTACCTCGCCACCGGGGAGGCGCGGCGGGCCGCGCAGCTCGCGGTGGTCTCGGAGGTGGCGGCCCAGTACCTCGCCGAGCGCGCCACGGACGAGCAGCTCGCGCTCGCGCGGCGCACCCTCGAGGCCGTCCAGGCCACCTGCGAGCTCACCCGGCGCGCCCACGACGTCGGGCGGCGCTCGGAGCTCGACCTGCGCGCGGCCGAGGGGCAGGTGGAGACCGCGCGCGCCGCGGTGGCGAGCCAGGCCGAGCAGGCCGCGCGGGCCCGGAACGCGCTCGTGCTCCTCGTCGGCCGCTCCCTCCCGGACGACCTCCCGCCGCCGCGGCCGCTCTCGGAGCAGCGGCTCCTGGCCGAGCTCCCCGCGGGCGTCCCCTCCGAGGTCCTGACGCAGCGGCCCGACGTGCTGCAGGCGGAGCAGGCGCTCGTGGCGGCCAACGCCTCCATCGGCGCCGCCCGGGCCGCCTTCTTCCCGTCCATCACCCTGACCGCGTTCGGCGGGACGAGCAGCGCGCAGCTCTCGGGGCTCTTCTCGGGCGGCTCCGGGACCTGGAGCTTCGCGCCCTCGCTCAACCTCCCCATCTTCACCGGCGGCCGGAACAGGGCCAACCTCGACGCGGCGCGGTCGCAGCAGCGGCTCGAGGTGGCCCAGTACGAGAAGGCCATCCAGGTCGCCTTCCGCGAGGTGGCGGACGGGCTCGCCACGCGCGCC from Anaeromyxobacter paludicola harbors:
- a CDS encoding sigma-54-dependent transcriptional regulator encodes the protein MARVLLVDDEPGVLFALESLLTSRGDAPVVARSGEEALASLDGVDAVVSDFAMPGMNGLELLRAIRERDPALPVILLTAHGSERIAVQAIRSGAYEYVTKPFDIDELSTVLDRALEARALRVQNRQLQMERSVGRRVVGRSAAMQRLLALIARLAPRDLTVLVRGETGTGKELVASLLHAGGHRAERPLVRFNCAAIPPELAEAELFGHARGAFTGATQARRGFFGKADGGTLVLDEIGELPAGVQAKLLRVLQDGEIQPVGTGTVERVDVRVVASTNRDLAAEARAGKFREDLYYRLAVVELVVPPLRERREDIPELAAEFARRYGERFELPGVTLAPELLDRLARADWPGNVRQLESCVARMVALGGGEVIGPEAFEAQEGAEPATGEGTLHQQLEALERSILARMLSTTSGNQSEAARRLGVSRTALIDRIKKYGLSG
- a CDS encoding sensor histidine kinase translates to MPPPRPSLSEPELHAVAEVLGDPDETVLRLVRSRFVWLVIWPMWFAVLGCFVAGGYPVGRCLAFAGALICQAPLAILASRPGPCGETRCELASALLWTSTLQNIFIAGVTGGLHSPIALVLFMNFTSLYSRYGGSRAGRAALTLSCGAVLGLALLPRAWLGPVLAEPWFTVAATLAALGTLTIHSHFVGALRRTAASAVHEALRARDALAEQALARARELELVGSKLSHELKNPLTAIKALVQIAHRSARDPLLEKQLGVVEQEAERMAGILQSHLRFARPLEQLAPVDVELAELADSALALLEGRARSAGVALYRSGRARATVDPQRLRGALVNLVANAMDVSPRGGRVEVRVSEEAGAVALAVVDGGPGMAPEVLERVGTPFFTTREQGTGLGVVLARSAFEQHGGTLEYRSVPGSGTTALGTIPRPRAG
- a CDS encoding efflux RND transporter periplasmic adaptor subunit, translating into MQQRTHLPPLQARRKGLARRVHRLGARLALAGALVAAAGCGGKRAAPPPAGGLPEVAVVTVQPAQVALTQELPGRTSPYRIAEVRARVSGIVQRRLFTEGADVKAGQRLFQLDAAPYQAALDSARAQLARAEASAASARLQDERTAALVEAKAVSRQERDDALAARKAADADVAAARAAVQSARINLGYTDVTSPLTGRIGRAAVTEGAYAQQAQATLLATVQQLDPIYVDVTQSSAELARLRGELAAGRLSRAGGGARVKLVLEDGTEYAQAGALQFSDVTVDPGTGSVALRALFPNPKGELLPGMFVRARVEEGVEPQALTVPQSAVQRDARARATVFVVAAGDQIEAREVRLGRTVGASWVVAAGLAPGERVVVEGLQKIRPGAKVRPVAAPALAAVP
- a CDS encoding efflux RND transporter permease subunit encodes the protein MSKFFIDRPVFAWVIAIVVMVAGAISILRLPIAQYPAIAPPTISISATYPGASSKTVEDSVTQVIEQKMNGLDHLRYMSATSDATGSATITLTFDAGTDPDIAQVQTQNKLQLAMPLLPQEVQRQGVRVTKAVNNFLLIAALVSEDGRLGRADLADYAAASVVDPLGRVNGVGEVMLFGSQYSMHVWLKPDRLLEYGLTPADVSRAIQAQNALVSAGQLGGAPAVPGQRLNATVTAQSRLRTAAEFEDVLLRVNPDGSKLHLRDVARVELAGETAEIETSYNGRPTAGIGVKLASGANALATADAVRARLKELSPFFPAGVSVQYPMDTTPFVRLSIEEVVKTLLEAIALVFLVMLVFLGNLRATLIPTIAVPVVLLGTFGVLAAAGFTLNTLTMFGVVLAIGLLVDDAIVVVENVERVMAEEGLSPREATRKSMGQITGALVGIALVLSAVFVPMAFFGGSVGVIYRQFSITLVSAMVLSVLVAMILTPALCATFLKPVERGHRAGGFFGWFDRNYDRARESYEGVLARVLRRTGRALLVYGALAGAMAFLLLRLPSGFLPDEDQGVVFAQVMLPPGSTLEQTREVSRRVGDYFLQQEKEAVQSVLVVDGFGFAGRGQNVAIAFVSLKDWSQRKAPGLKAAAVAGRAMGAFAQYRGALAFAFTPPAVMELGNATGFDLQLQDRGGVGHEALMAARNQLLGAVRGEAGVAGVRPNGLEDTSEYKIDVDRQKASALGVSLADVNATLASTWGTSYVDDFLDGGRIKKVYMQADAPYRMRPEDVSRLYVRNAQGQMTPFSAFTTGRWTTGSPRLERFNGVPSLEILGAPAPGRSSGEAMAAMERLARQLPPGVGYEWTGLSFEERLSGSQAPALYAISLLVVFLCLCALYESWSIPLAVILVVPLGVLGAVGAAWAFGLSNDVYFQVALLTTIGLSTKNAILIVEFAKELEGREGRTLVQAALEAARLRLRPILMTSIAFVLGVLPLALSRGAGAGSQNAIGISLIGGMLSATFLAVLLVPVFFVVIRRLAGAERPVPVAAPPPAAIAASGGRADV
- a CDS encoding efflux transporter outer membrane subunit, producing MSSPLSRIVPCLLLLAGCTLAPRYQRPDAPVARDWPATPGATAPAGGVAAADVGWRDFFEDPRLQALVALALEENRDLRVAVERVELARAQYRIERAPLLPSVGGSASFTRQRVPADLSGTGQAVTSSQLSVGAGVSAYELDLFGRVRSLADAARAQYLATGEARRAAQLAVVSEVAAQYLAERATDEQLALARRTLEAVQATCELTRRAHDVGRRSELDLRAAEGQVETARAAVASQAEQAARARNALVLLVGRSLPDDLPPPRPLSEQRLLAELPAGVPSEVLTQRPDVLQAEQALVAANASIGAARAAFFPSITLTAFGGTSSAQLSGLFSGGSGTWSFAPSLNLPIFTGGRNRANLDAARSQQRLEVAQYEKAIQVAFREVADGLATRALAGEQVKAQSGAVGAERRRLELAELRYRQGLDSYLSVLTAQQDLYRTEQALIQAEQARLTNLVQLYKALGGGWRERTRAAEAPPAAASAPDGGGARG